ACAACGCCGGTGGGTCTCGGCGGATTCTGTGCGGCGCGCGCGCTGTCTACGCGGAACGATGACCCGCAGGCTGCCAGCCGTCCCTGGGACAGAGACCGCGATGGATTCGTGCTGGGAGAGGGCGCCGGTGTTCTGGTACTTGAAGAGTACGAACATGCAAAAGCGCGCGGTGCAAAAATTTACGCCGAGTTGAGCGGCTTCGGTATGAGTGGTGATGCACACCATATGACGTCACCGCCGGAAGATGGCGCAGGCGCTGCTTTGTCTATGGCCAATGCGTTGCAGGACGCCGGCATGGGTGCTGGCGATATTCATTACGTCAACGCACATGGTACATCGACGCCTCTGGGTGATAAGGCGGAAATTGCTGCGGTACGCTCGGTATTCGCCGGCGCGCTGGACCAGCTGGCCGTGAGTTCTACCAAATCGATGACCGGGCACCTGTTAGGTGCTGCCGGTGCCATCGAGGCGATCTTCTCTGTACTGGCTCTGCGGGACCAGGTAGCACCGCCCACAATCAATCTTGATAACGTCGACGAAAATTGCGCAGGGGTAAATCTCGTACCGCACACTGCGCAGGAAATGAAAATCGATGCGGTGCTGTCCAATTCCTTCGGCTTTGGAGGCACCAACGGCTCGCTGATTTTCAAGCGCGTCTGACGGTATCCGGCGCTGATGGTTTGCACAATTGTCAGTGCCGGCTACAACTTCCCGCGATGACACCTTCAATGCTCTATCGTGACGACGCTGCGGGATTTGCCGGTGGGCTGCCCGAAGATCGTGATTTCTCATCCGGCCTCCTCGAGACCATGCGCGCCCATCGTGGGCAGATTCCACTTTTGTCGCTACATCTAGCGCGGCTGTATCGCTGTGGTGTACTGCAAGCCACAGTGCTTGATGATATTGCGCGTGCCGCGCAAGACCTTGCTGGTCGTACGGAAGGCTGGCCCGGTGGCGCGCGCATACGTTTGCGTTACGGCTGGTTTCATGGTGGCCAAATGGGGGATGTCAGCCCGCGTTTGCGCTGGGACCTGACGGCGGTTGCGCTTGAGGTAGCGACAGCTTGGGATAATGGGGTTGCCTTGTATGTCTGCGAGACCCCGTTAGAGCCGTTGGCTACAG
This is a stretch of genomic DNA from Microbulbifer bruguierae. It encodes these proteins:
- the fabF gene encoding beta-ketoacyl-ACP synthase II, whose product is MSRRRVVVTGMGMVSPLGNTLADTWSALLAGKSGVVPIDSFDVSAFTTRFAATVKDFNPEPHVPLKEARKMDIFLQFGLSAAIQAMEDSGLEITDATGPRVGACIGSGMGGIQAIENNAMLIAEKGPRRVSPFFVPGAIINMVSGNLSIKYGMKGPNLSTTTACTTGTHAIGLGLRTIQYGDADVMVCGGAEMVTTPVGLGGFCAARALSTRNDDPQAASRPWDRDRDGFVLGEGAGVLVLEEYEHAKARGAKIYAELSGFGMSGDAHHMTSPPEDGAGAALSMANALQDAGMGAGDIHYVNAHGTSTPLGDKAEIAAVRSVFAGALDQLAVSSTKSMTGHLLGAAGAIEAIFSVLALRDQVAPPTINLDNVDENCAGVNLVPHTAQEMKIDAVLSNSFGFGGTNGSLIFKRV